In one Chryseobacterium camelliae genomic region, the following are encoded:
- the glgB gene encoding 1,4-alpha-glucan branching protein GlgB, whose protein sequence is MNSVKTYTLFTEHDIYLFKEGKHYRLFEKFGAHSVEKSGIHGIYFSVWAPNAKKVSVVGNFNKWNSKDHILYPRWDESGIWEGFIEDLTWGTLYKYAIETAHGEILEKSDPYALSWEQNIQAASLVSTNWYEWNDQEWIENRWKKNTTEAPISVYELHLGSWKRRNNELHSFLNYRDIATELIPYIKNMGFTHVEFMPVMEYPYDPSWGYQITGFYAATSRFGSPQDLMFLIDELHKNNIGVILDWVPSHFPGDANGLHRFDGSCLYEHEDPRKGFHPDWKSYIFNYGRNEVKSFLISNAMFWLDRYHADGLRVDAVTSMLHLDYSRNEGEWEPNIFGGNVNLEAKTFLEEFNTAVYKEFGNSIITIAEESSDFPMLTKPVHDGGVGFGMKWMMGWMHDTLGYFKEDFGNRKYHHHKLTFASMYMYNENYMMPLSHDEVVHGKASLIYKMIGDEWQKFANLRTLYVYMYTHPGAKLLFMGDEFGQTSEWNFTKSLDWHLLDYPVHKGLQNLVKDLNYIYREESAFYENQFQKEGFEWIEADDLENSVYVYLRKGKRRDDVLMIVLNLLPEVIDYKIGVNAGTHWEVIFNSDDIKYAGSGVEPDVFKEQYEEYMRHPKSISLKLPPLAGVILRQTKDRKYKNHRNQFRK, encoded by the coding sequence ATGAATTCTGTTAAAACATATACTCTTTTTACTGAACATGATATTTACCTTTTTAAAGAGGGTAAACATTACAGACTTTTTGAAAAATTCGGAGCACATTCGGTGGAAAAAAGCGGTATCCATGGGATTTATTTTTCAGTTTGGGCTCCAAATGCTAAGAAAGTCTCTGTAGTAGGTAATTTTAATAAGTGGAATTCAAAAGACCACATATTGTATCCGAGATGGGATGAATCCGGAATCTGGGAAGGTTTTATTGAAGACTTAACATGGGGAACTTTATATAAATATGCTATTGAAACGGCTCATGGGGAAATTCTGGAGAAAAGTGATCCGTATGCATTGAGCTGGGAGCAAAATATACAGGCAGCTTCTTTGGTTTCTACCAATTGGTATGAATGGAATGATCAGGAATGGATTGAAAACCGGTGGAAAAAAAACACTACAGAAGCTCCGATTTCTGTATACGAATTGCATTTGGGATCCTGGAAAAGAAGAAATAACGAATTGCATAGTTTTTTGAACTATAGAGATATTGCGACAGAGCTTATTCCTTATATTAAAAATATGGGTTTTACCCATGTAGAATTTATGCCGGTAATGGAATATCCCTATGATCCGAGTTGGGGGTATCAGATTACGGGTTTTTATGCAGCAACTTCACGCTTTGGTTCTCCTCAGGATTTGATGTTTTTAATTGATGAACTTCATAAGAACAACATAGGCGTTATTTTGGACTGGGTTCCTTCCCATTTTCCGGGAGATGCGAATGGGCTTCATCGTTTTGACGGAAGCTGTTTATACGAACATGAAGATCCCAGAAAAGGGTTTCATCCGGACTGGAAATCCTATATTTTCAATTATGGAAGAAATGAGGTGAAATCATTTTTGATATCGAATGCCATGTTCTGGCTGGATCGTTATCATGCGGACGGACTGCGTGTAGATGCAGTGACTTCAATGCTTCATTTGGATTATTCGAGAAATGAAGGTGAATGGGAACCCAATATTTTTGGAGGGAATGTAAACCTTGAAGCCAAGACTTTCCTGGAGGAATTTAATACCGCGGTTTACAAAGAATTTGGTAATAGTATCATTACCATCGCAGAAGAAAGTTCAGATTTTCCAATGCTGACGAAGCCTGTTCATGATGGAGGAGTTGGCTTCGGAATGAAATGGATGATGGGTTGGATGCACGATACGCTGGGTTATTTTAAAGAAGATTTTGGCAATAGGAAATACCATCATCATAAGCTGACATTTGCATCGATGTATATGTACAATGAAAATTATATGATGCCTTTATCACATGATGAAGTCGTTCATGGCAAAGCAAGCCTCATTTACAAAATGATTGGCGACGAATGGCAAAAATTTGCCAATCTGCGTACATTATATGTCTATATGTACACTCATCCGGGAGCAAAACTGTTGTTTATGGGAGATGAATTCGGGCAAACGAGCGAATGGAATTTTACTAAAAGTTTAGATTGGCATTTATTGGATTATCCTGTCCATAAAGGATTGCAGAATTTGGTTAAGGATCTCAATTATATCTACAGAGAAGAGTCTGCTTTTTATGAAAATCAGTTTCAGAAAGAGGGGTTTGAATGGATTGAAGCAGATGACTTGGAAAATTCAGTTTATGTATATTTAAGGAAAGGAAAAAGAAGAGATGATGTGCTCATGATCGTTTTGAATCTTTTACCGGAAGTAATCGACTATAAAATAGGCGTAAATGCAGGAACACACTGGGAGGTAATATTTAATTCTGATGATATAAAATATGCAGGAAGCGGGGTAGAGCCGGATGTTTTTAAAGAGCAATACGAAGAATATATGCGTCATCCGAAATCCATAAGTTTGAAATTGCCACCTCTTGCCGGAGTTATTCTCAGACAAACAAAAGACAGGAAATATAAAAACCACAGAAATCAATTTAGAAAATAA
- a CDS encoding YtxH domain-containing protein yields the protein MGNKTNGLLALLGLGALAYWKYKKSTPEQQQAVKDKINSAKDNLNKWGNEIKNKANEVASQVQDKVEETKAKVQDTNF from the coding sequence ATGGGAAATAAAACAAATGGCTTATTGGCTTTATTAGGTTTAGGAGCTTTAGCATATTGGAAGTATAAAAAATCTACCCCTGAGCAGCAACAAGCTGTAAAGGATAAAATTAATTCTGCAAAAGATAATCTTAATAAATGGGGAAATGAAATTAAAAATAAAGCAAATGAGGTAGCTTCCCAGGTTCAGGATAAAGTAGAAGAAACCAAAGCGAAGGTTCAGGATACAAACTTTTAA
- a CDS encoding TerD family protein, translating to MLNLKKGDLFSLKKHSERNLNNFCLGVSWGEIKSSLSFYQNLFNRKNLTEIDLELSCIMFAKDGSKIDWIHSPKYNSWLIQNNFPLGKLTSKDEAFRYQENENPTVQNSDKKLIKINLEKINSEIDQIFFYLHIDHKKVNTIDFSLVPSVKIQMYEGNVHQITETHCQFEIPRDEDSVKKGTLLLGRLLKFNNEWKFEAIGKSLQDKKMVMQAKSHEYFPN from the coding sequence ATGTTAAACTTAAAAAAGGGAGATCTCTTTTCGCTTAAAAAACATTCCGAAAGAAACCTTAACAACTTTTGTCTGGGAGTGAGTTGGGGAGAAATAAAATCTTCTTTATCTTTTTATCAAAATCTTTTTAACCGAAAAAATTTAACAGAAATTGATCTTGAATTAAGTTGCATTATGTTTGCTAAGGATGGAAGCAAAATTGACTGGATTCATTCACCAAAATATAACAGTTGGCTTATTCAGAATAATTTTCCATTAGGAAAGCTTACCTCTAAAGATGAAGCTTTTAGATATCAGGAAAACGAAAATCCGACTGTGCAGAATTCTGATAAAAAACTCATTAAAATAAATCTGGAAAAAATTAATTCCGAAATCGATCAAATCTTTTTTTATCTCCACATTGATCATAAAAAGGTCAATACCATAGATTTTTCATTAGTTCCTTCTGTAAAAATTCAGATGTATGAAGGCAATGTTCATCAAATTACAGAAACTCATTGCCAATTTGAAATTCCCAGGGATGAAGACTCCGTGAAAAAAGGCACCTTACTTTTAGGGAGACTGCTTAAATTTAATAATGAGTGGAAATTTGAAGCAATTGGTAAAAGTTTACAGGATAAAAAAATGGTAATGCAGGCAAAAAGCCATGAGTATTTTCCTAACTAA
- a CDS encoding class I SAM-dependent methyltransferase: MENYLEINRKSWNAKVEPHLKSDFYFVDEFVNGRTSLNTIELDLLGDIHNKKILHLQCHFGQDSISLSRMGAKVTGVDLSDKAIEEAKNLAEKCGTDTQFVCCDIYSLPDFLNEKFDIVFTSYGTIGWLPDLEKWAYIISYFLKENGKFIMAEFHPAVWMFDDDFTKISYNYFNEKPIVETYEGTYADQSAEIKQEYVMWNHSLAEVLQNLMKNNMDLQNFNEYDWSPYPCFRHVEEFEKGKWRIPQFGNKMPLVYALKAQKKPSL, translated from the coding sequence ATGGAGAATTATTTGGAAATAAACAGAAAATCCTGGAACGCAAAAGTAGAACCGCATTTGAAATCTGACTTCTACTTTGTGGATGAATTTGTGAACGGAAGAACTTCATTAAACACAATAGAATTGGACCTTTTGGGAGATATTCATAATAAAAAGATCCTTCATTTACAATGTCATTTCGGACAAGATTCGATTTCCTTATCGAGAATGGGGGCAAAGGTAACAGGTGTTGATTTGTCAGACAAAGCAATTGAAGAAGCGAAAAATCTGGCTGAAAAATGTGGAACCGATACCCAATTTGTTTGTTGTGATATCTACAGTCTTCCCGATTTTTTAAATGAAAAATTTGATATCGTTTTTACAAGCTATGGTACAATAGGCTGGTTACCGGATCTGGAAAAGTGGGCATATATTATCAGTTATTTTCTGAAAGAAAACGGAAAATTCATCATGGCAGAATTTCATCCGGCTGTTTGGATGTTTGATGATGATTTTACCAAAATCTCCTATAATTACTTTAATGAAAAACCTATTGTAGAAACGTATGAAGGAACATATGCCGATCAGTCTGCGGAAATTAAGCAAGAATATGTAATGTGGAATCATTCTTTGGCAGAAGTTCTTCAGAATTTGATGAAAAATAATATGGACCTTCAGAATTTTAATGAGTACGACTGGTCTCCATATCCTTGCTTCAGGCATGTGGAAGAATTTGAAAAAGGAAAATGGAGAATTCCCCAGTTTGGAAATAAAATGCCATTAGTTTATGCTTTAAAAGCACAGAAAAAGCCATCATTATGA
- a CDS encoding glycogen synthase: protein MTIYHLSTECYPVAKVGGLADVVGALPKYQNKVEGIDAKVVMPWYNKSFIYNHEFDIVFDGFIHQGPTMLQIQVLKEKTNVLGFELFMIKIPGLLDRENPYGYSDENFQFIAFQHGMLHWLSAMEIRPDVLHCHDYHTGLIPFMIENCSEFAFLKGVKTIGTIHNGEYQGNMNWDMAKYIPPFDYYKWGLLDWKGQINPLASMIKCCNAFTTVSEGYLEELFISFRGLEGLVRQEFGKAYGIINGIDSEVWDPETDPMLDFNYNIRNAVEQKKKNKEKICKEYNLKPELPLFAFIGRFAGEKGADLLPDMVWRSIKQSYGALNVIILGSGDSYIENKLKEYDATYTNFALDLGYKEQLSHRIYASADFLLMPSRVEPCGLNQMYSMRYGTIPVVRYTGGLKDTVADISTGGAGLNFTFPGVDDMIHAMNRAISLYNQKELMTNLIHANMNFDFAWEKSAEKYLKLYSNS, encoded by the coding sequence ATGACAATATATCATCTAAGTACAGAATGTTATCCGGTAGCGAAAGTAGGAGGATTAGCGGATGTTGTAGGGGCACTTCCAAAATACCAGAATAAAGTAGAGGGAATTGATGCAAAAGTAGTCATGCCTTGGTATAACAAATCTTTTATATACAATCATGAGTTTGACATAGTTTTTGATGGGTTTATCCATCAGGGACCCACGATGCTTCAGATTCAGGTGTTGAAAGAGAAAACCAATGTGTTGGGATTTGAATTGTTCATGATCAAGATACCCGGACTTTTAGACCGGGAAAATCCTTACGGATATTCGGATGAAAACTTTCAGTTTATTGCTTTTCAGCATGGTATGCTGCATTGGCTGAGTGCAATGGAAATTCGTCCCGATGTATTGCATTGTCATGATTATCATACCGGATTGATTCCTTTTATGATTGAAAACTGCTCCGAATTTGCTTTTTTAAAAGGTGTTAAAACGATTGGAACTATCCATAATGGAGAATATCAGGGAAACATGAATTGGGACATGGCCAAATACATTCCACCGTTCGATTATTACAAATGGGGTCTTTTAGATTGGAAAGGTCAGATCAATCCGTTAGCATCGATGATAAAATGCTGTAATGCTTTTACTACGGTATCGGAAGGATATCTGGAAGAATTGTTTATAAGTTTTAGAGGATTGGAAGGTTTGGTGCGTCAGGAGTTCGGAAAAGCCTACGGAATCATCAACGGAATAGATAGTGAAGTCTGGGATCCGGAAACAGATCCTATGTTAGATTTTAATTATAACATCCGAAACGCAGTTGAGCAAAAGAAAAAAAATAAAGAAAAAATCTGTAAAGAATACAATCTGAAACCTGAGCTTCCATTATTTGCCTTTATCGGGAGATTTGCGGGTGAAAAAGGAGCCGATCTGTTGCCGGATATGGTGTGGAGAAGCATAAAACAGAGCTATGGCGCTTTAAATGTAATTATTTTAGGTTCCGGAGATTCTTATATTGAAAATAAGCTTAAGGAATATGATGCTACATATACCAATTTTGCATTAGATTTGGGATATAAAGAACAGCTTTCTCACAGGATATATGCATCGGCAGATTTTTTATTAATGCCTTCACGCGTAGAACCTTGTGGGCTGAACCAGATGTATTCTATGAGATATGGAACAATTCCTGTGGTAAGATATACCGGAGGTTTAAAAGATACTGTAGCTGATATTTCTACAGGAGGAGCCGGGCTCAATTTTACTTTTCCGGGAGTGGATGATATGATTCATGCGATGAATAGGGCAATAAGTCTTTACAATCAAAAAGAATTAATGACTAATCTCATTCATGCTAATATGAACTTTGATTTCGCTTGGGAGAAATCGGCGGAAAAGTATTTAAAATTATATAGTAATAGTTAA